The Haloplanus salinarum genome includes a region encoding these proteins:
- a CDS encoding flippase activity-associated protein Agl23, with translation MSAAEPSDGAPRIDRVAVAVVVLTVAALAARFVGLGARPFHWDEARVGYWSLRFLDSGAFEYRPIAGGPLLYVVDRTVFALVGATDATARAAVAVVGGLAPLAALLVRRGPDDGTVPRYRLGDAETVALAALLAASPVLLYYGRFLRGDVPLAVFSLVVVGCAIRVLDGAGPRYRYLGAAALALAVASSGFVVGYVLCWLAAAALTVDQRRLVGEGPSARDHVTRAAERLRGSTRSALGALAVFLVVHVFFYAPRVGGSIRPSPATVEAAVLGAARTFYGVRIVGRRQGGEHELLPYLSAHAETLLAASGVVLALAVVGFLADRYGRGPSRPIVAFHAYWAGASLLVFPVVTEESAAWLTVHTVAPALVPAAAAVGLLVRYGTRALDRSDATAVAVAGLLGLALVGQVGVAVAGTAYGPTTTENPLVHHAQPADDLDPFVADVSAAIEGNRGTDVLFYGSTFVPAGPDGAAAERPPVSDTWGNRLPLPWYLERMGAETDGVRDLRGLEATETPPVVVADASQRSTLAPRLDGYEARTYRLSLWNREVVVFVR, from the coding sequence ATGTCAGCGGCCGAGCCGTCCGACGGCGCTCCCCGGATCGACCGCGTCGCCGTCGCCGTCGTCGTCCTCACCGTCGCCGCCCTGGCGGCCCGCTTCGTCGGCCTCGGCGCCCGCCCCTTCCACTGGGACGAGGCCCGCGTCGGCTACTGGTCCCTCCGCTTTCTCGACTCCGGCGCGTTCGAGTACCGCCCCATCGCGGGCGGTCCCCTCCTCTATGTCGTCGACCGGACGGTCTTCGCGCTGGTCGGCGCCACGGACGCCACCGCCCGCGCCGCCGTCGCCGTCGTCGGCGGCCTCGCCCCGCTTGCCGCCCTCCTCGTCCGTCGCGGCCCCGACGACGGGACGGTGCCACGGTACCGCCTCGGCGACGCCGAGACGGTGGCGCTGGCCGCCCTCCTGGCCGCCAGTCCGGTCCTGCTCTACTACGGGCGGTTCCTCCGCGGCGACGTGCCGCTCGCGGTCTTCTCGCTCGTCGTCGTCGGGTGTGCGATCCGCGTCCTCGACGGGGCCGGGCCGCGCTACCGCTATCTCGGCGCCGCGGCCCTCGCCCTCGCCGTCGCGTCCTCGGGCTTCGTCGTCGGCTACGTGCTCTGCTGGCTGGCCGCGGCGGCGCTCACCGTCGACCAGCGGCGCCTCGTCGGTGAGGGGCCGTCCGCCCGCGACCACGTCACACGCGCGGCCGAGCGACTCCGCGGCTCCACCCGCTCGGCGCTCGGCGCCCTCGCCGTCTTCCTCGTCGTCCACGTGTTCTTCTACGCGCCGCGGGTGGGCGGGTCGATCCGGCCGTCGCCGGCGACCGTCGAGGCGGCCGTCCTCGGCGCGGCCCGGACGTTCTACGGGGTGCGCATCGTCGGCCGGCGGCAGGGCGGCGAACACGAACTGCTCCCCTACCTGAGCGCGCACGCGGAGACGCTGCTGGCGGCCTCGGGCGTCGTCCTCGCGCTCGCCGTGGTGGGCTTTCTCGCCGACCGCTACGGCCGCGGCCCGTCGCGTCCGATCGTCGCCTTCCACGCCTACTGGGCGGGCGCGTCGCTGCTCGTCTTCCCGGTCGTCACCGAGGAGAGCGCGGCGTGGCTGACCGTCCACACCGTCGCGCCGGCGCTGGTGCCCGCGGCGGCGGCGGTCGGCCTGCTCGTCCGGTACGGCACGCGCGCCCTCGATCGGTCGGACGCGACGGCCGTCGCCGTCGCCGGCCTCCTCGGCCTCGCGCTCGTCGGCCAGGTCGGCGTCGCCGTCGCGGGCACGGCGTACGGCCCGACGACGACCGAGAACCCCCTCGTCCACCACGCCCAGCCGGCCGACGACCTCGACCCCTTCGTCGCCGACGTGTCGGCCGCCATCGAGGGCAACCGCGGGACCGACGTGCTGTTCTACGGATCGACGTTCGTCCCCGCCGGCCCCGACGGCGCCGCGGCCGAGCGCCCGCCGGTGAGCGACACCTGGGGCAACCGCCTCCCCCTGCCGTGGTATCTCGAACGGATGGGCGCCGAGACGGACGGCGTCCGCGACCTGCGGGGTCTGGAGGCGACGGAGACGCCGCCGGTGGTCGTCGCCGACGCGAGCCAGCGGTCGACGCTCGCGCCGCGGCTCGACGGATACGAGGCGCGCACCTACCGGCTGTCGCTCTGGAACCGGGAAGTCGTGGTGTTCGTCCGCTAG
- a CDS encoding phosphomannomutase: protein MDLFGTAGIRGSVETDVTPELAVAVGRAVGREADEVVVGRDGRTTGPGLAAAVEAGALSGGAAVRRVGVVPTPALAFASRGRRGVMLTASHNPPGDNGIKLFVDGVEYDRAAERDVERRVEADEGPVPWDGWGDRRTSSPLPDYCAAVAEYARAFGAPLDGLRVVVDCGNGMGARATPAVLRKLGASVVSLHANVDGHFPGRGSKPTPDSLADLRGFVADDPDAALGIGHDGDADRIVIVDGDGEVVHEDTVLAVIAERYVRASDAADPVVVTTPNASGRIDERIAAAGGRVERVALGSLHEGVADVRASGETVAFAAEPWKHLHPRFGGWIDGVASAAVIARFVAAEGLPTLRAPVTERPYRKVSVPCPDGAKAGAMERLRTALPEAFPEASVDTDHGVRLDRPDGSWLLVRPSGTEPYVRLYAESETVENLVAEARAVVESAVERAS from the coding sequence ATGGACCTGTTCGGGACGGCGGGCATCCGCGGTAGCGTTGAGACGGACGTGACGCCGGAACTCGCGGTGGCGGTCGGGCGGGCGGTCGGCCGCGAGGCCGACGAGGTGGTGGTCGGCCGCGACGGTCGGACGACGGGCCCCGGCCTCGCGGCCGCCGTCGAGGCGGGCGCCCTCTCCGGCGGGGCCGCAGTCCGGCGGGTCGGCGTCGTCCCCACCCCCGCGCTCGCCTTCGCCTCGCGGGGGCGACGGGGCGTGATGCTCACCGCCTCGCACAACCCGCCGGGTGACAACGGCATCAAGCTCTTCGTCGACGGCGTCGAGTACGACCGCGCGGCCGAACGGGACGTCGAGCGACGGGTCGAGGCCGACGAGGGACCGGTCCCGTGGGACGGGTGGGGGGACCGTCGGACGTCGTCACCCCTCCCGGACTACTGCGCGGCGGTCGCGGAGTACGCCCGGGCGTTCGGCGCACCGCTCGACGGCCTGCGGGTCGTCGTCGACTGCGGGAACGGGATGGGTGCACGGGCCACGCCGGCGGTCCTCCGGAAACTCGGCGCGAGCGTCGTCTCCCTGCACGCGAACGTCGACGGCCACTTCCCGGGCCGGGGGAGCAAGCCGACGCCGGACTCGCTCGCGGACCTCCGGGGGTTCGTCGCCGACGACCCGGACGCCGCCCTCGGGATCGGACACGACGGCGACGCCGACCGGATCGTGATCGTCGACGGCGACGGCGAGGTGGTCCACGAGGACACCGTCCTCGCCGTGATCGCCGAGCGATACGTCCGGGCGAGCGACGCCGCCGACCCGGTGGTCGTGACGACGCCCAACGCCTCCGGCCGGATCGACGAACGGATCGCGGCGGCCGGTGGCCGCGTCGAACGCGTCGCGCTCGGATCGCTCCACGAAGGCGTCGCCGACGTCCGGGCGTCCGGGGAGACGGTCGCGTTCGCGGCCGAACCCTGGAAACATCTCCATCCGCGGTTCGGCGGGTGGATCGACGGCGTCGCCAGCGCGGCCGTGATCGCCCGGTTCGTCGCCGCCGAGGGGCTCCCGACCCTACGGGCGCCCGTGACCGAGCGCCCCTATCGGAAGGTGAGCGTTCCCTGCCCCGACGGAGCGAAGGCAGGGGCGATGGAGCGGCTGCGGACGGCGCTCCCCGAGGCGTTCCCAGAGGCGAGCGTCGATACCGACCACGGGGTGCGACTCGACCGTCCGGACGGGTCGTGGCTGCTGGTGCGCCCGAGCGGCACCGAGCCCTACGTCCGCCTGTACGCCGAGAGCGAGACGGTTGAGAACCTGGTGGCGGAGGCACGGGCGGTCGTCGAGTCGGCCGTCGAGCGGGCGTCGTAG